In Diachasmimorpha longicaudata isolate KC_UGA_2023 chromosome 7, iyDiaLong2, whole genome shotgun sequence, the following proteins share a genomic window:
- the LOC135164363 gene encoding N-acetylglucosamine-1-phosphotransferase subunits alpha/beta, with amino-acid sequence MTIALKFIVGIMSTWKLIQRRCYDLLSHKYSLLIILVAFTCIFVGIIHFGEVWLAWSKEKYEAVFHSFNDNILGKSFQKKLCQHVPIDVVYTWVNGSDPKFIEDLKKYVPVSNINSAASRFNDKDELRYSLRSLEMYAPWVRHVYIVTNGQIPNWLDMDNPRMTLVTHSDIFPNKSHLPTFSSPAIESHIHKIPGLSDKFLYFNDDVLLGSEVWPEDFITQTSGQKVYLAWWVPDCSDICPWSWVGDGSCDLVCNTTNCEYDGGDCSSTQSPTDSEIIDEDGDYPYKLLQSNQYKHRESLKLLEALKNQRNRDFFSEFNSSVTLVEANTSTSFSNGEDNQFGKLKNENIHWNGDDNSPKSNLTTESHGFKYEFANPMNKKIVQNKNDDIINLVHVNGNELGQKIKPSHLKRKSRKLDTYAESLLYVNRIYNSAYGFERRRVPAHMPHLVDKFIVDEMQSKFQNEFDKTSSHTIRNSEDMQFAFSYFYYLISEKMFVSTGELFDMLDTDRSGTWSDREIRTLLSRMHVLPLDYSFVLKFENSIKNCSDNIKIDSIPEVPPGERYLDSTLPTVTRELIIKCEVIAKKLGSQFGIRQRYQHEILKAGKNEIFEMLTSNVSMTVQILDEIRQEPKKFICLNDDLDPSRKSENEVVRALLSDFYRSIYPLKSNFELPSQYRNRFSHRDDLYEWRASRTRARNILLLLVFILIFITFYHFFYHQIRKFFRSRSIPGLIV; translated from the exons ATGACAATCGCATTAAAATTTATCGTGGGTATAATGAGTACATGGAAATTGATACAGAGACGGTGCTATGATTTATTATCACACAAATATTCACTGTTGATAATTCTGGTGGCCTTCACGTGCATTTTCGTTGGGATTATACATTTTGGAGAG GTCTGGTTAGCATGGAGCAAAGAAAAATACGAAGCTGTATTTCACTCATTCAATGACAACATCCTGGGGAAATCATTTCAAAAGAAATTATGTCAACACGTTCCCATCGACGTTGTGTACACGTGGGTGAATGGTTCGGATCCAAAGTTCATagaagatttaaaaaaatacgttCCCGTGAGTAACATCAACAGCGCAGCGTCAAGATTCAACGACAAAGATGAATTGAGGTACTCCTTACGATCATTGGAGATGTATGCGCCCTGGGTAAGACACGTCTACATCGTCACTAATGGCCAAATACCGAATTGGCTGGACATGGATAACCCTAGAATGACTTTAGTGACTCACAGTGATATTTTTCCGAATAAAAGTCACTTACCTACGTTTTCAAGTCCAGCGATTGAAAGCCATATTCACAAAATTCCAGGATTATCTGATAAATTTCTGTATTTTAATGACGATGTTCTACTGGGGAGTGAAGTATGGCCCGAGGATTTTATAACACAGACTAGTGGACAAAAAGTTTACCTCGCATGGTGGGTTCCTGACTGCTCTGACATATGTCCCTGGTCTTGGGTTGGAGATGGCTCTTGTGATCTAGTCTGCAACACCACAAATTGTGAATACGATGGTGGTGATTGTAGTTCAACTCAGAGTCCAACTGACAGTGAAATTATCGATGAGGATGGAGATTATCCGTACAAATTGCTCCAGAGTAATCAGTACAAACACAGAGAAAGTCTTAAGTTATTGGAGGCCTTGAAGAATCAACGAAATCgcgattttttcagtgaattcaATTCCAGTGTTACACTTGTGGAGGCGAATACCTCAACTTCATTTTCAAACGGAGAAGACAATCAATTtggcaaattaaaaaatgaaaatattcattggaATGGTGATgataattccccaaaaagTAACTTAACGACTGAAAGTCATGGATTTAAATATGAGTTCGCCAAtccaatgaataaaaaaatagttcaGAATAAGAATGACGATATAATTAATCTAGTGCACGTTAACGGCAATGAATTAGGACAAAAAATAAAGCCAAGTCATTTGAAGAGAAAATCTAGAAAACTAGACACTTACGCCGAGTCTCTTCTCTACGTCAatagaatttataattcagCTTATGGATTTGAAAGACGTCGAGTGCCAGCCCACATGCCTCATCTAGTCGATAAATTTATCGTCGATGAGATGCAATCGAAGTTTCAAAATGAATTTGATAAAACGTCTTCACATACCATCAGAAATTCTGAGGACATGCAATTCGCATTTTCCTACTTTTATTACTTGATAAGTGAAAAAATGTTCGTCTCAACTGGTGAATTATTTGACATGCTCGATACTGACAGATCTGGTACGTGGTCAGATCGTGAAATAAGAACACTTTTATCGAGAATGCACGTCTTGCCCCTTGACTACAGTTTTGTattaaaattcgaaaattccataaaaaattgttcagaTAACATTAAGATTGATTCAATACCAGAGGTACCACCAGGTGAACGTTATCTTGATTCAACGTTGCCAACAGTGACGCGggaattgataataaaatgtgAAGTAATTGCCAAAAAACTTGGCAGCCAATTTGGGATCAGACAACGATATCAACATGAGATATTGAAAGCTGGAAAAAATGAGATCTTTGAAATGTTGACTAGCAATGTTTCCATGACTGTTCAAATTTTGGATGAGATACGACAAGAGCCAAAGAAATTTATCTGTCTCAATGACGATTTAGATCCATctagaaaaagtgaaaatgaaGTTGTTCGGGCACTTCTCAGTGATTTTTATCGTTCAATTTATCCTCTGAAGAGTAATTTTGAATTACCATCGCAATACAGAAATAGATTTTCCCATCGGGATGATTTATACGAATGGAGGGCTAGTCGAACAAGAGCTAGAAACATTCTACTGTTgttagtttttattttaatttttataacgttttatcattttttctaccATCAAATACGCAAATTTTTTCGAAGCAGATCAATACCCGGTTTGATCGTCTGA